The following coding sequences are from one Strigops habroptila isolate Jane chromosome 18, bStrHab1.2.pri, whole genome shotgun sequence window:
- the LHFPL5 gene encoding LHFPL tetraspan subfamily member 5 protein, producing the protein MPELLPAQEAARIYHTNYVRNARAMGLLWALFTLCFSILMVVTFIQPYWIGDSIDTPQAGYFGLFSYCIGNALTGELICKGSPLDFGTIPSSAFKTAMFFVGISTFLIIGSILCFSLFFFCNAATVYKVCAWMQLAAATGLMIGCLIYPDGWDSAEVKRMCGDKTDKYTLGACTVRWAYILCIIGILDALILSFLGFVLGNRQDNLLPSDFKVENKEEGNH; encoded by the exons ATGCCCGAGCTGCTGCCGGCGCAGGAGGCGGCGCGGATCTACCACACCAACTACGTGAGGAACGCGCGGGCCATGGGACTCCTCTGGGCTCTCTTCACGCTCTGCTTCTCCATCCTGATGGTCGTGACCTTCATCCAGCCGTACTGGATCGGCGACAGCATCGACACGCCACAGGCGGGTTACTTCGGCCTCTTCTCCTACTGCATCGGCAACGCGCTCACTGGGGAGCTCATCTGCAAGGGCAGCCCCCTCGACTTCGGCACCATCCCCTCCAGCGCCTTCAAAACAGCCATGTTCTTCGTAGGCATCTCCACCTTCCTCATCATCGGCTCCATCCTCTGCTTCAGcctcttcttcttctgtaaCGCAGCCACTGTCTATAAAGTCTGTGCCTGGATGCAGCTGGCAGCAG CTACTGGGCTGATGATCGGCTGCCTGATCTACCCCGACGGCTGGGACTCAGCCGAGGTGAAGCGCATGTGTGGGGATAAGACGGACAAGTACACGCTGGGTGCCTGCACCGTGCGCTGGGCCTACATCCTCTGCATCATCGGCATCCTCGATGCTCTCATCCTCTCCTTCCTGGGCTTTGTCTTGGGGAACCGGCAGGACAACCTCCTCCCATCTGAttttaaagtggaaaataaag aagagGGAAACCACTGA
- the CLPS gene encoding colipase, giving the protein MANMLHACVLLAMLLLAEAMPMEQERGLIFNLDVGELCLQSAQCKSHCCYHSSGLSLARCAERATEFQECSKTSLYGVYYKCPCESGLTCNADTTIVGALTNTDYGICQDPADTK; this is encoded by the exons ATGGCCAACATGCTGCACGCCTGCGTGCTCCTGGCCATGCTGCTCCTGGCCGAGGCCATGCCCATGGAACAGGAGCGAGGGCTCATCTTCAACTTG GATGTTGGGGAGCTGTGTCTGCAGAGCGCCCAGTGCAAGagccactgctgctaccacagCAGTGGCCTCAGCCTGGCCCGGTGTGCGGAAAGGGCAACCGAGTTCCAGGAGTGCTCCAAGACG AGCCTCTATGGGGTGTACTACAAGTGTCCCTGTGAGAGCGGCTTGACCTGTAACGCCGATACGACCATTGTGGGTGCCCTCACCAACACTGACTACGGCATCTGCCAAgaccctgcagacaccaagtAG